From the Methanobrevibacter sp. TMH8 genome, one window contains:
- a CDS encoding Rpn family recombination-promoting nuclease/putative transposase — protein sequence MKNKPIRYKEKLSQNYYPMYDILFLKYMGEKGNELQQKGFLKALGINIEGKIIATNTKIPPDKIEGKRSELDCRIITMCGKDINIEVQRQKTDDFLERLTVYCCKRAVESIAKGKNYKKIKKVIAVAICNYAFLKSLKYHNTFHINNSNAYIHENLIDKIEIHIIEMEKFRKTHIYEEDLSQNGKIIKIKKDLENNLKHQYLAFIDDETSHEKRKEIVKMGDEGLKASMKCLENALQNGAFDEYFYQKMNEFHQENIMKEMEEKGQEKGRKKEQIKIAKRLRKVGMSKKEISTITDLPIEKIENI from the coding sequence ATGAAAAATAAGCCAATAAGATATAAAGAAAAACTTTCACAGAATTATTATCCTATGTATGATATCTTATTTTTAAAATATATGGGGGAAAAAGGAAATGAATTGCAGCAAAAAGGCTTTTTAAAAGCTTTAGGTATAAATATAGAAGGAAAAATTATAGCAACAAACACTAAAATACCTCCTGATAAAATTGAAGGAAAAAGATCTGAATTGGATTGTAGAATAATAACTATGTGTGGGAAAGACATAAATATAGAAGTGCAAAGACAAAAAACAGATGACTTTTTAGAAAGACTGACAGTTTACTGTTGTAAAAGAGCAGTGGAATCAATAGCTAAAGGAAAAAACTATAAAAAAATTAAAAAAGTCATAGCAGTAGCGATATGTAATTATGCCTTTTTAAAATCACTAAAATACCACAATACTTTCCATATAAATAATAGTAATGCTTATATCCATGAAAATCTAATAGATAAAATAGAAATACATATAATCGAAATGGAAAAATTTAGAAAAACACATATTTATGAAGAAGATTTAAGTCAAAATGGCAAAATAATTAAAATAAAGAAGGATTTAGAAAACAATTTGAAACATCAATATTTAGCATTTATTGATGATGAAACAAGTCATGAAAAAAGAAAGGAGATAGTTAAAATGGGAGATGAAGGTTTAAAAGCTTCAATGAAATGTTTAGAAAATGCACTACAAAATGGTGCATTTGATGAATATTTCTATCAAAAAATGAATGAATTTCATCAAGAAAATATAATGAAGGAAATGGAAGAAAAAGGACAAGAAAAAGGACGAAAAAAAGAACAGATTAAAATAGCTAAAAGATTAAGAAAAGTAGGAATGTCTAAAAAAGAAATAAGTACAATAACTGACTTGCCAATTGAAAAAATAGAAAATATTTAA